The genomic DNA TAAATAGATTCAACTTTTCCAACTAGTGAGTCCTTTTCAAACATCTTTACTAAATCTTTTAACTGGTCTAAACCATCTCTATCTGCCCAGCCATCTTTTCGTTCAGCAACTACATACACGATACTTTCTTTTTTGGGCTGGAATTCTTGTTGAATTTTTTCTATCGCAATTCTAGATTCGTAGTCTTTTGGAAGAGAATCTGCTTCAGGTATTGATAAATTAATATTTTTAACTGGTAAAATCGCTATTGTTAAACTAATAAGCGCTGTAACACTAATAAGTATTGGTCTTTTCATCACTCCATATGCAAATCGAGTCCACCATGACGTATTATGACTGCGTGGCTTTATGATCATCCAGCGGTTAAGATGATTCCCTAATAATAATAGTATTGAAGGAAGGAGCGTAATCGCCGATATTGCTGATATTGCGATCACGATCATACCTCCTATCGCAATCGTTTGGAATATATCAATTTTAATGAGCATCATCGTTGCAATCCCGATAAATACACAAACAGCAGAAAAAACAATCGATCTTCCTGCTGTTTGAATCGTTGTTTCAATAGCCTTAAATTTATTGTTATGCATTATTAATTCTTCGCGATATCGATGGATAAATAGCAATGCAAAATCAATACTAAGGGCAAGACCAATCATCGGTATAATGTTTAAAATGAAAATAGATAGCGTCATTTTTTCCCCTATGAAGGTTAACGTACCGAAAGAAGCAATGACTGTAATGACACCAAGTATAATGGGAACAATTGATGAAAGGATACTGCCGAACGCTATTAGCAGTACGATCAATGCCACCGGTAATCCAATCATTTCTGCCCGCACTAAATCATTTTGGCTCGCTTTGTTAATATCTTCATTTAGGACTGGAGCTCCTGTTAAATTCACATTTTCTTTATGAGCAATTAGTTTTCGAATCTTTTGTACTTCATGCTTCATATCTTTTTGATCTTTATCAAACATGATAATCGCATATGAAATGTCATTCTTTCTCAGTTCTTGATTAACGTTAGGTGATTGAATCCCCATAGTAATATTCAATTTCTCGACTTCTTCAAGTGTAGTGTCGATTTTTTCTTCAAATTCTGATTTTGATTCTTTTTCAGCTTTTTCAAATAATAAGAATAAAGTTGAATTTGGAAAATTAAATGTTTCGATTAACTCTTTCTCAACTGTTTTAAAATCTCCACTCATTTCAAAACCATCGCCATGAAGAAGAGAAGGGAGTTGGATTGCAAAGTATCCTAAGACAATTGTGATGACGATCCAAAAAGATAAGATCCATTTATAAAACCGCGAAACAAATGTTGAAATACATTTCATCTTTACATATACTCCTTATACGAATTTTTCACTTCTTACTCTATTATGATAAAAAAATTTTAGAAAAGAAATACAAAGTCAATATTTGAAGTAAATATCCTCTTCAGACTACTGGAAAAAGCTTGTCAGTCAAGGCACGTAGTACGAAACAGAAGCGAATAGAACATATCGTTCATGACCTGATAACGAGGTGCATGCAACGATGAATGCGAGCATTTGTCAACAACTACCTTCGTTATAATGACATAATTTTAAGAAAAACTCACAATAACCCATTGATTAATGATAAAATATTCAAATAATCAAAAAAATTATGGCGACTCGAGGTGCTATTAAATAAAAAAAATGCGTAGTGACATGATTAAAAAGGGATTTGACCGAGCTCCGCACCGAAGTTTATTAAGGGCGGCCGGAGTAAAAGAGGAGGATTTTAATAAGCCATTTATTGCAGTATGTAACTCATATATTGATATTGTTCCCGGTCATGTTCATTTGCAGGAATTTGGAAAGCTTGTAAAGGAAGCAATTCGTGAAGCACGCGGTGTTCCATTTGAGTTTAATACGATTGGCGTTGATGATGGAATTGCGATGGGACATATTGGTATGCGCTATTCACTACCTAGTAGGGAAATTATTGCTGATGCAGTTGAGACTGTTGTAGCAGCTCATTGGTTTGATGGCATGGTCTGTATTCCTAACTGTGACAAAATTACACCAGGAATGATGATGGCATCTATGCGCTTGAATATTCCGACAATATTTGTGAGCGGAGGTCCAATGGCTGCTGGACGGACAAGTGATGGCAAGAAAATTTCATTATCATCAGTTTTTGAAGGTGTAGGAGCCTATCAGTCTGGCAAAATTGATGAAAAAGGTTTACAAGAGTTGGAGCAATATGGCTGTCCAACGTGTGGCTCATGTTCAGGCATGTTCACAGCTAATTCGATGAACTGTCTAGCAGAAGCATTAGGGTTAGCATTACCTGGGAATGGAACGATTTTAGCGATTGATCCAGCACGTAAAGATTTTGTGAAAAAATCTGCTAAACAGTTGATGAAGCTAATAGAGTTAGATATTAAACCACGGGATATCGTAACAGAAAAAACGATAGACAATGCTTTCGCTCTTGATATGGCTTTAGGTGGTTCAACTAATACTGTTTTGCATACACTTGCGATCGCTAATGAAGCAGAAATAAACTATCCTCTTGAACGAATTAATGAGGTAGCGTCTCGTGTACCTCATTTAGCAAAGCTTGCACCTGCTTCTGATGTGCATATTGAAGACTTACATGAAGCTGGCGGTGTTTCCGCGGTTTTAAATGAACTAACAAAAAAAGAGGGTGCCCTTCATTTAGATTGTTTAACGGTTACAGGAAAGACACTTGGGGAAAACGTTCAAGGCTGCGAAGTGCAAAATTACAATACGATTTATCCGATTGATAAGCCTTACTCAAAAAGCGGTGGATTAGCTGTTTTATTCGGTAATTTAGCTCCAGATGGCGCAATTATTAAAACAGGCGGCGTACAGGGAGGAATCACTCGCCATGAAGGAGAGGCAATCGTCTTTGATTCACAAGATGAAGCATTAGAAGGGATTGCAAAGGGAGAAGTGAAGGAAGGCCACGTCGTCATTATCCGCTACGAAGGGCCAAAAGGGGGACCAGGAATGCCAGAAATGCTTGCTCCTACAGCTCAAATCGTCGGAATGGGATTAGGTACGAAAGTTGCCTTAGTAACAGATGGACGATTTTCCGGTGCTTCGCGTGGTCTGTCAATTGGCCATGTTTCCCCAGAGGCTGCTGAGGGAGGACCGATTGCCTTCGTTCAAACGGGTGATTGCATTGTCATTGATATTGAAAAAAGAACGCTAAATGTCGAAATTACAGAGGAAGAACTTACTCGCCGTAAGTCTGAATGGAAAGGTTTTGAATCGAAAGTAAAAACGGGTTACTTAGCGCGATACTCCAAGCTTGTAACTTCAGCAAGTACAGGTGGAATTATGAAGATTTAACTGTGAGGTGATTTATGAACAAGGTTTTGGTGTTCTCAATTTTAGGAATGGGTTTAACTGGTGCCGTTTTAATCATCTCGATCGCTCTGTTGTTTAAATCTCCAATAGGAAATGTGGTAAAGATGGTTACTGCTGCTTCAACAGTAGCTTTTGTAATATTCACTGTCTCGGCCTTAGTATTTCGTCGGCGGTTAGATGAAAAAAGAGAGTAATATAATTTATTAAATTAATAAAGTAGGTATTAAGGAGTAGACAGCGACTACTTATAGCAAAAAAGCTAATCCTTTAAAAGCCATAGGATTAGCTTTGAACTCTACTAGAGATTCTTTTCTAGTAGAGTTTTTATTATTTAAGAGCGGGACTTGTGAAAAAAAGATTAACTTTTTTTCGTTTTCGTTGTTTATGCAAAATGAAAATGCTATTCTTGCTATAAAGAAGTCTGTTGTCTGATAACCTCATTCATTTATCGAATATAATCGATTGGATGCTATATGAAATACTATGAAAGCGTTCACTTCATCAGCAATATTTTTTATACAAGGAGATTGATAAAGATGATTGAAAAACAATTTACAGTTACAGCTGAAACAGGTCTCCATGCAAGACCAGCTACTTTATTAGTTCAAACAGCGAGTAAATTTGAATCAGAGATACAACTTGAATATAAAGATAAAAAAGTAAATTTAAAATCTATTATGGGTGTGATGTCTCTTGGAGTAGGACAAGGGGCAAGCATTAAAATTATTGTTGAAGGTAGCGACGAAGCAACTGCATTAAAAGTGCTCGAGGAAACATTAGTAAAAGAAGGACTAGCACAATAATGAGCTTTATTAAAGGAATTGCCGCTTCAAGTGGACTCGCTGTCGCAAAGGCTTATCGTTTAGTAGAACCAAACCTTACCTTTAAACAAAGTAATATTGAAGATGTAGAAAAAGAAATTGCTCGATTTCATTCTGCACTTAAAACAACAGAAGCTGAGCTTCGGGAGATTCGTGTTCAGACAGAAAAAGAATTAGGAGCGGATAAGGCGAATATTTTTGATGCTCATTTACTTGTCATAAGTGATCCTGAATTAATTAATCCAATTGAAGATCAAATTAAATCGAATAAAATGAATGCAGAGCAGGCTTTAAAAGACACAGCTCAAATGTTTATTTCAATGTTTGAACAAATGGACAATGACTATATGAAAGAGCGTGCAGCAGATATTCGGGATGTAATGAAACGTATACTTTCCCACCTATTGGGTGTAAAAATTCCTAACCCTAGTATGATTGCTGAAGAAGTAATCATCGTAGCGGAAGATTTAACGCCGTCAGACACAGCGCAGCTTAATCGTCAATATGTTAAAGGGTTTACAACGGATATTGGCGGAAGAACGTCTCATTCAGCCATTATGGCGCGGTCAATGGATATACCTGCTGTTGTTGGGACAAAAGTGGCTACAAAGGAAATTAACGATGGCGATTTAATCATTATTGATGGATTAAGTGGGGAAGTACATATTAATCCAACCCCTGAACTAGTAAAACTATATGAACATAAAATAGCTCATTATGAAGAGCAAAAAACTGGTTGGACAAAGCTCATAAATGAAAAAACAGTAACAGCAGATGGCCATCGTGTTGAATTAGCAGCAAACATCGGTTCACTAGCTGATTTAGAAGATGCCGTTAACAATGGTGCTGAAGGTATTGGTTTATATCGAACAGAATTTTTATATATGGGACGAGATCATTTGCCATCGGAAGAAGAACAGTATGAGGCTTATAAAGCTGTTCTTGAAGGAATGGGGGAGAATCCTGTAATTGTTAGAACTCTTGATATCGGCGGTGATAAAGAGCTTCCTTACTTACAACTTCCAAAAGAATTAAATCCGTTTTTAGGGTTTCGGGCAATTCGGCTTTGTCTAGAACAACAACATTTATTTCGTACACAGCTTCGAGCGCTTCTGCGAGCAAGTGTGTTTGGCAATTTAAAAGTAATGTTTCCAATGATCGCTACATTGCAAGAATTTAGGGAAGGGAAAGCAATTTTTCTGGAAGAGAAAGAGAAACTCCTTCATGAAAATATTAAAATAGCAGAAAATATTGAACTTGGTATAATGGTTGAAATTCCATCAACAGCAATTCAAGCGGATCAATTTGCAAAGGAAGTTGACTTTTTCAGTATTGGAACAAATGATTTAATTCAATATACAATGGCTGCTGATCGGATGAATGAGCGGGTTTCTTATTTATATCAGCCGTTCAATCCAGCAATTTTGCGTTTAATAAAAATGGTCATTGATGCAGCCCATAAAGAGGGAAAATGGACAGGAATGTGTGGAGAGATGGCGGGAGAAGAAAAAGCCATTCCGCTTTTGCTCGGCATGGGACTTGATGAGTTTTCAATGAGTGCCAATTCGATTTTAAAGATTCGCTCACAAATTAGTCAATTAAATTATGCCGACTTAGTTCAGTTAAGTGAAAAAGCACTTTATATGGGTACAGCTGCTGAAGTAATAGAGACTATCGTTCGCAAATTGAAATTGTAATATAGTTGAAAATAATTTTTAAGTTTAAGGAGTTATAAAGAGGGAATATAATTGAAAGAAAGTTGCAACCTAATTTCCCCCAATTGACCGATTGAGCACTTCAATCGGTTTTTTTGATGCAATTTATTTTACAATTAGCATGATTGTTGATTCTGGGAGAATAAAGTTGCAATTATATTCCATCAAAAGGATGAAACGATTTCATTCTTATGATCGTTATAAAAAAGCGAGATTTTTCCTATCATATAGATAATGACAATGTGAAAGGAAAGATCGAATATGTTGAATCGAATTTTACGATATGACAAATCTGATGTAATGAATAGTTTCAATAGGGAGCAAATGATTTTTTTTATCTCGCATATTAGTCGCATTTTTCGTTGAGTCTTTTTCCCTCAAAGCATTTTTCCGCTAAATTTATTATCCTTATAAGGGGCAGTATGGCAAATGGTTCATCCTGTCCCTAAGAAAGCCCGTTTAGAATATTAATATCTAATTTTATAATATTCTAAATGTTTTTTCATTGGTTTTTCGTTATAATATTGATACTGTCTCTATTGAGAAAGGAGAATGAAAGATGGATTTAAATTTAAATGGAAAAGTGGCTTTAGTCGTTGCATCAAGCCAAGGATTAGGTAGAGCAATTGCTGAGGAGCTTGTTAAAGAAGGGGCAAATGTAATGATTACAAGCCGAGATCGGGAGAAGCTTCAGATCGTTAAACAAGAAATTGAACAGCTCGGTTCAGGAAAAGTAACGTATATAAAAACAGATATTACAAATCCAGAGGAAATTGAACAGCTTATCAAAGCGACAAACGAACAATTTGGCAAGCTTGATATTTTAATTAATAACGCTGGTGGACCACCAGCAGGTTCTTTTGATAGTTTTGCAGATAGCGACTGGCAACAAGCATTTGAACTTAACTTGTTATCATATATTCGGATGATTAAGCATGCGTTGCCATTACTGCGGAAGCAAGGCGGGAAAATTGTTAATATTGCTTCCTCATCCATAAAAGAACCTATTCCCGGCTTAATTTTATCAAATACGTTTAGGACAGCTATTGTCGGCTTGTCTAAGTCGCTTGCCCAAGAATTAGCGGCAGATCATATTTTAGTAAATACTGTTGCGCCAGGCAGAATTGCAACAGACAGAATCACTTATTTGGATGAGGTGAACGCAAAAAAACAAGGCATTACTAGAGTAGAACTAGAACAAAAGGTAAAAACAACTATACCGCTTGGCCGATATGGAACTCCTGAGGAATTCGCTAAAGTTGTCGCTTTTCTTGCATCCGATGGAAATACTTATATGACAGGGAGCACTTTCTTAGTAGACGGCGGTATGGTGAAAGCAATTTAAGTTTAATAAATTACGATAGTGTATATTTGGAGGTTGTTTTATTTGCCGGGTATTTTTGCTCGGCTTTTTGTACGATGGGCAGTTTCTGAAGGCGCTGAGATATCAGCGCCTAATTTGTTTAGGCGTCACTGTGGTAGAACGACTGAATGACGGAAGGAAACACCCTAATTTAGTACGTTCAAATCTTCTTCCAAATAACAAGAAGCTCATGTTTAAAGTTCCTATATTCGGATAATTTTGTTTTTTATGTTTAAAGATGTAGTTAATTATTTATTAGTTAAAAATATACATAAAAAACAAGGAAAATAGATGATGTGTGGGGAATCGATGAATTCAACATTAAAAATTATTAAATGAATTTAAGTTTAAAAAACAATATCTATATCTACTTTACTTCAGAATTTTCCTCACAGCTAGAGCTTTGTTATTCGTTTCCTTTAGATTTTGCGTCATCACAGACACCATTATGTTAAGCTCTTTTTACTCCTGTTTTCATAACGGAGAAGTTGAAGCACCAGAAGTATTAAGTGAAGCAGAAATGCAAATTGTGAAACAAAAAGAAGGCGAACGATTATTAGCTAAAATCCCAAACGATGCATAGGTCATTGGTTTAGCGATTGATGGGAAGATGCTGTCATCGGAAGAATTGGCAGAGAAAATCGAAGGATTAATGACGTATGGGAAAAATAAAATTGCGTTTGTGATTGGTGGATCACTTGGGTTAAGTGATGATGTGTTGAAACGGGCGGATATGAAATTATCGTTTTCGAAAATGAAGTTTCCGCATCAGTTGATGAAATTAGTGTTGGTAGAACAGATTTATCGAGGGTTTCGGATTATGCGGGGGGAGCCTTATCATAAATAGAGGCAAAAATTAATGTAGATAGGGTGGTAATTCTTTATCGGAAGCGGATATTGAAAATAAACCTTCATTATCTGTTTTCCTTTATTCCTCTCCCTGTTCAACTAAGCCTTCTAATACATTTATTTTAACTAAACCTATTAGCTTTTATTAAGAATACATATCAATAGTATACAATAATTTTATTATAAAACTAGGTGAAAGGTAGCATTTCAATTATACAAATTTGGAATTAATATATATAGAAAAGTGTGTGTTTTTAGCGTAATGAAGAAAGTGAGTGATATGAATTCATGGATAAAGAGTTTGATAAGCAATTACATAGTCTTGCTTTACAAAAAGTAGATCAAATAATCCAGTCATTAACAAAGGAAATCCGTTTGAAGTATGGTCATGCCATTCAAGAGTTTTTTAGTCTATTCATGGAAGATAAAACTGTATTTCAAGAGCTTTATCATGCTTATAAAAAGTGCACATCATTAGACCTACATCGTAAACACATCAATTTCTCCTATACATATGAAGATTCATCACATACCGTTTCTTTTTTAGATAAATGTTTTTCGTTAGATGAGACAACGTTTGTTCAGTTATTATCGAATACGATTGATATTACACGGGAAGTGCTCCCATTAGGGTCTATTGTAGAACTAGACCCAGTTTATTTTAAACCAGACAAAGAAAAAACATCCCCTTCCAAAATAGTGATCACAGGAAGATTCATCGCTCCACAAGGTTATCATAGCTATTTTCCATATGGAGGGGTCGTCTACCCAGTGGGAGAAGTGAAAATAGGATCACAAATTTATTTTACTACCCCTTTAATCAAAAAGGTCGTTCATCATGGGTATACAGATGAGATGGAGGATGCTTTTGTATTTTTAATGAAGCAGGAATTTATCGTAGAAAAGGATATGAACTCCATTGAATTTTCGAATCAAGATATGAAAAAACTCCAACAAGAAATGAAGCAGAAGAAAAAAGCAGGTGAATCATAATGGGATTATATGATTATAATTTTTGCCATAACCTATTATATGGTGGTTGGGACGCTGGAATTATAAATAATTTACAAGATGCTTGTAGAGAAATTTAACAAAAATTTGAACAAATGGATTTAGAAAATGTCTCTGTTGAAGAAGAAATGAGAGAGATTGTTAATGAAATGATTACTGAGTTAAATCGATTAATTAATGACATTCCATCCACTCATTTCAGATAGCCCCATATAGCTAATTCTACCAGTGCGTTACGAGAAATTCTTTATTAGTGTACGGAAATACGGGGTTCTCGCATATGACATACGCGAGAATTTAAGAAGCATATGCTTAGGTGGGGGTAATAGGCGGTATATCTAAGTTTTTTTTATTCATAATCAATGGAGAAAGGAAAAAAATCTTCTTTGACGGAAGTTTTATAAAGGAAGGAATGTGTATAGGATTGGCGAAATCAGAAATTAAACTAGATATAGTGAATCTCGACTCAACATTAGATCGATTAAAAAGTAGTATAGAAGAATTTACAAGTTACACTACGTCCTTTCGTTCTAATACGAGAGATCGATTAAAAGCCTTTAATTCGGACTTTATAGATAAGGTAGATGCACTACTAGATAACATGAATGATGATAGGAATAGTGATTTAATTGACCAATTGAAGGCTATTCATCAAGGGGGGAAAGCAATACTTGACAACATGAAAGAAGTAGATGAGAAAATTAGTGCAAAAATTGGAAGTGGCTCATCATGAAACGAGATCTGCAAATAAATTATGGTGTTTTAGATGAGATTATCGAGCAACTCCGACAATACCAATACAATCTAGAAACAATGGAGGAATCGCTCACGGATGTTTCCACTTATATTCAAACGAATAAAGGAAAAAGTATTGATGCTTGGGATGAAAGAATCACCGGTTCTAAAGAACAAATAAAAGATTATCAAGCCCAGGTCGATGATCTCTTATCCTTATTTGAAAACTATGTAGCTGATACAACGGCGTATATTTCTCCCATCGCAAGAAATGCCATGATGCGAGTAGATAGGAATGATATATGGTTTAATTTAAAGCAAATGGAGGGTGGAATTGCTAACAACGTACCCAAAGCATTAATGAAAACGTATGATTCTCCTACTTCCATTTTTAATTTTTTAGATGATCCAACAGACGCAGAAAAAGAGGCAAGTCGGATGAATCAAGCTAAGATAGAAAATATTAGGAAAGACATCCAACAAACAAAAAACAGCTCGAATATAAGATGGATGAACTATGGAATCTCTACACCTCCAAGGTAAAAAAATTTGAAAATGTCGATGACGCATACAATGATAAAGCCGCAAATGTAAAATCTAAATATACAAACTTTTTCGAAGGCGTAGGGGACGTAGTTGAATGGGGATCAGAAAAAGTATGGGGCCTTGTTAAAGGGCTTGCCGTTGGTTTATATGAAATCGCAAAAGGCCTATTAACGCTTGTCCTTGATGCAGGAATCGTTGTCCTTTCCGATATCATTCCTGATATAATAGAACCAGAAGGATTAAAGCAAGCCGCCAATGATCGAGTGGAAATATACAAGCAAACAATGAAACATATTATTAGTGATCCGATGAGTGTTGTAGAAAGTATCGGACAGACTGCTTTCGATGCAGCAGAAGACGAGGGTATCATGTATGTCACGGGTTTTGGATTGACTACATTTGTACCAGTGGTTGGCCAAGCAGGCAGAGGAGCAAAAGGAGTTTCCACATTAAAAGGAATTAGCGAAGGCTCAACTAAAAATGTCCCAACAGAAATTTTAAAAGGCATCCCTTACAGCAAGGATTTCCTAAAACAAAAAGTGACAACAGCCAAAATCGCATTAGGAAAGCAAAAGGTCCCTGTTTTCTATAAGGAAAAACTTGCGACTGATTCGGTGAATATCACCACCTTTGGGATGGAGATAAAACCCCTTAGTGAAGTTAGCCCGCAGATGTTTTCGGTGAAGGGTGCTAAGGGTATAGATAATGTTAAACCAGGAGATACGAGTTCTCTTGCACCTGGTGGTGGATTGGCTGCACATGAGCTAAAAGGTGGGCATTTGATTGAAAGACATGTTGGAAAAACTGATGAAGAATTATTAGAAAGAATAAGAAATAATCCTAGAATTAATGGCTCTTCTACTTTTAAAGATAGGGCTACTGCTGAGAAAGTTGCTAGTAAGGTCTTAAGCGATCTAAATAACAAAAAAGCAGTTGAAACTTGGATAAGTAATCCTCAAAGTAAGTCAAACTTAGTCTTAACTTATGAAGGAACCGAAGTCATTGGACGTGGAGTAAAAAGAGGTTCTACAACTGTTGAAAATATGACAAATGCTAGAATTGTCTTGAAAAAGGATGGAGAAGGGAATTACATTCTAACTGGCTATCCAAATTAATACTAAAGGGTGAGATGTTATGTTGTCTTCTAACAAACTAGAAGAACCTGTTTTTCAGTTCTTGGCTGGAACTTTTCATCAAGATATTGATTCTCCAGAAGAGGCCTTACAAGAATTATTAACAGAGGAAAGTAAAGAGTATCTGGAATTTGCTATTATCTTTTTAACAGATTTTATTGGTAGTGAATATTCAGATATAGAAAAGAATGAATACATTCAATCTTGTGCGGATGGTGTGTACTTTCCCGCTATTGGTTTAGAACCACTTCAGTGGCTCTATCAGGTTATTGAACAAATAAGAGAAGCTGTTAAGTAAGCCCGAAATATAAAAAAATAGCGCACCTTTATGGTGCGCACGACGAATAGTCAACTATGCTAGTTTTTTTCGGATAGTTGCCTATTTTGCACATGTGGCTTGGATATTTTCTGACTAAGGCATGTAGTTATGTAAAATCTCAGGTTATTGATGAAACGATAAATTTGGTAACTCCATCATCAGCTTCACCAGATATTTATAAAAATCAATACCGTTACCGTTTGCTTTGGCTGTTTCAGCCAAACTTAAACAGATGGCATTCGCTTTGGCACCTGCTTCACTCACAGAAAAAAGCCGACCAATAACATTTGGACGAATGGCATTTTCAGCGGGATTGTTATCAATTGCGACGTCCCCATGTTCCAGAAAGACCTTTAACTCAGATGTACGACTTAATGTATATTCAGCTGCTTTCGCTAAGGCATTTTTACCGAAGAAAGGTGAACGATCAATCCAATCGAAAAACTCATCGACGACGGGCTTTGCTTCTTGTTGGCGAACTTTGATACGTTCTTCTGAGGAAAGATGTTTGATTTTACGTTCGATGTGAAACAAACGATCACAATACTGAACGCCTATTCGTCCATTCTTACTATCGGCTTTCAGCCAATAGCGTCGTAAGCCCGAATTATAAATAAAATAAGCGCACCTTTTCGGTGCGCATGCCAAATAGCCGTCTGATCTTGT from Bacillus aquiflavi includes the following:
- a CDS encoding phosphocarrier protein HPr, with the protein product MIEKQFTVTAETGLHARPATLLVQTASKFESEIQLEYKDKKVNLKSIMGVMSLGVGQGASIKIIVEGSDEATALKVLEETLVKEGLAQ
- a CDS encoding DUF4176 domain-containing protein encodes the protein MDKEFDKQLHSLALQKVDQIIQSLTKEIRLKYGHAIQEFFSLFMEDKTVFQELYHAYKKCTSLDLHRKHINFSYTYEDSSHTVSFLDKCFSLDETTFVQLLSNTIDITREVLPLGSIVELDPVYFKPDKEKTSPSKIVITGRFIAPQGYHSYFPYGGVVYPVGEVKIGSQIYFTTPLIKKVVHHGYTDEMEDAFVFLMKQEFIVEKDMNSIEFSNQDMKKLQQEMKQKKKAGES
- the ptsP gene encoding phosphoenolpyruvate--protein phosphotransferase → MSFIKGIAASSGLAVAKAYRLVEPNLTFKQSNIEDVEKEIARFHSALKTTEAELREIRVQTEKELGADKANIFDAHLLVISDPELINPIEDQIKSNKMNAEQALKDTAQMFISMFEQMDNDYMKERAADIRDVMKRILSHLLGVKIPNPSMIAEEVIIVAEDLTPSDTAQLNRQYVKGFTTDIGGRTSHSAIMARSMDIPAVVGTKVATKEINDGDLIIIDGLSGEVHINPTPELVKLYEHKIAHYEEQKTGWTKLINEKTVTADGHRVELAANIGSLADLEDAVNNGAEGIGLYRTEFLYMGRDHLPSEEEQYEAYKAVLEGMGENPVIVRTLDIGGDKELPYLQLPKELNPFLGFRAIRLCLEQQHLFRTQLRALLRASVFGNLKVMFPMIATLQEFREGKAIFLEEKEKLLHENIKIAENIELGIMVEIPSTAIQADQFAKEVDFFSIGTNDLIQYTMAADRMNERVSYLYQPFNPAILRLIKMVIDAAHKEGKWTGMCGEMAGEEKAIPLLLGMGLDEFSMSANSILKIRSQISQLNYADLVQLSEKALYMGTAAEVIETIVRKLKL
- a CDS encoding contact-dependent growth inhibition system immunity protein, whose protein sequence is MLSSNKLEEPVFQFLAGTFHQDIDSPEEALQELLTEESKEYLEFAIIFLTDFIGSEYSDIEKNEYIQSCADGVYFPAIGLEPLQWLYQVIEQIREAVK
- a CDS encoding RNase A-like domain-containing protein produces the protein MDELWNLYTSKVKKFENVDDAYNDKAANVKSKYTNFFEGVGDVVEWGSEKVWGLVKGLAVGLYEIAKGLLTLVLDAGIVVLSDIIPDIIEPEGLKQAANDRVEIYKQTMKHIISDPMSVVESIGQTAFDAAEDEGIMYVTGFGLTTFVPVVGQAGRGAKGVSTLKGISEGSTKNVPTEILKGIPYSKDFLKQKVTTAKIALGKQKVPVFYKEKLATDSVNITTFGMEIKPLSEVSPQMFSVKGAKGIDNVKPGDTSSLAPGGGLAAHELKGGHLIERHVGKTDEELLERIRNNPRINGSSTFKDRATAEKVASKVLSDLNNKKAVETWISNPQSKSNLVLTYEGTEVIGRGVKRGSTTVENMTNARIVLKKDGEGNYILTGYPN
- the ilvD gene encoding dihydroxy-acid dehydratase, with the protein product MRSDMIKKGFDRAPHRSLLRAAGVKEEDFNKPFIAVCNSYIDIVPGHVHLQEFGKLVKEAIREARGVPFEFNTIGVDDGIAMGHIGMRYSLPSREIIADAVETVVAAHWFDGMVCIPNCDKITPGMMMASMRLNIPTIFVSGGPMAAGRTSDGKKISLSSVFEGVGAYQSGKIDEKGLQELEQYGCPTCGSCSGMFTANSMNCLAEALGLALPGNGTILAIDPARKDFVKKSAKQLMKLIELDIKPRDIVTEKTIDNAFALDMALGGSTNTVLHTLAIANEAEINYPLERINEVASRVPHLAKLAPASDVHIEDLHEAGGVSAVLNELTKKEGALHLDCLTVTGKTLGENVQGCEVQNYNTIYPIDKPYSKSGGLAVLFGNLAPDGAIIKTGGVQGGITRHEGEAIVFDSQDEALEGIAKGEVKEGHVVIIRYEGPKGGPGMPEMLAPTAQIVGMGLGTKVALVTDGRFSGASRGLSIGHVSPEAAEGGPIAFVQTGDCIVIDIEKRTLNVEITEEELTRRKSEWKGFESKVKTGYLARYSKLVTSASTGGIMKI
- a CDS encoding SDR family oxidoreductase, which codes for MDLNLNGKVALVVASSQGLGRAIAEELVKEGANVMITSRDREKLQIVKQEIEQLGSGKVTYIKTDITNPEEIEQLIKATNEQFGKLDILINNAGGPPAGSFDSFADSDWQQAFELNLLSYIRMIKHALPLLRKQGGKIVNIASSSIKEPIPGLILSNTFRTAIVGLSKSLAQELAADHILVNTVAPGRIATDRITYLDEVNAKKQGITRVELEQKVKTTIPLGRYGTPEEFAKVVAFLASDGNTYMTGSTFLVDGGMVKAI
- a CDS encoding MMPL family transporter; protein product: MKCISTFVSRFYKWILSFWIVITIVLGYFAIQLPSLLHGDGFEMSGDFKTVEKELIETFNFPNSTLFLLFEKAEKESKSEFEEKIDTTLEEVEKLNITMGIQSPNVNQELRKNDISYAIIMFDKDQKDMKHEVQKIRKLIAHKENVNLTGAPVLNEDINKASQNDLVRAEMIGLPVALIVLLIAFGSILSSIVPIILGVITVIASFGTLTFIGEKMTLSIFILNIIPMIGLALSIDFALLFIHRYREELIMHNNKFKAIETTIQTAGRSIVFSAVCVFIGIATMMLIKIDIFQTIAIGGMIVIAISAISAITLLPSILLLLGNHLNRWMIIKPRSHNTSWWTRFAYGVMKRPILISVTALISLTIAILPVKNINLSIPEADSLPKDYESRIAIEKIQQEFQPKKESIVYVVAERKDGWADRDGLDQLKDLVKMFEKDSLVGKVESIYGLSQINSSEQLAKALSNRETSTALQPILDQFVKDDKLLLPVHLKTEATSEKAKKWVRNWSNKETDIPLLFGGEVKFNQEIYDEIGDKFALCIAIIVIATFFILMLAFRSVIIPLKAILMNTIGLLSTFGILVWLFQGGHFGLHETDIALVIPILVFSLVFGLSMDYEVFLISRIHELYQKTHDNDEATAKGLALTSKIITYAALIMIVITGAFAFTGVVPVKQIGIGIAIAILIDATIIRLLLVPSLMKLLGHWNWWMPFVRTKQQSKL